The DNA region TGCCCGCAATTTACGTAAGCATAGTAATTGATACGCTTATAAATTGAATTTAAAATGACTTGTTTTAACACCTGACCATTTAGGCTTAAAGGTAAAAAGCGTATTTTTAACCGATTTTTATACATATAGATGTTTCATAGTTTAGGAAAATATATACTCTTACTGCGTTTAAGTTTCAGGAAGCCCGAAAAATTCAGTGTGTACTGGAGCGAGATCATGCGTGAAATGGTTTCGGTGGGCATTGGCTCGCTGGGTATTATTGCCATTATATCGCTGTTTATCGGCGCGGTAGCCACTATCCAGACAGCATTCCAGCTTATCAGCGATTTTATCCCAAAATCAATAGTAGGCGGCATTACCCGCGATTCAACTATACTGGAGTTTAGCCCAACCATTTCGGCATTGGTTTTAGCAGGTCGCGTGGGCTCAAGCATGGCTTCGCAAATCGGCACCATGCGGGTTACCGAGCAGATAGATGCCCTTGAGATTATGGGTGTAAATGCACCGGGCTACCTGATCTCTCCTAAAGTTATTGCCGGCATAACCATGATCCCCTTACTGGTCATTGTATCTGTCGGCCTGGGTTTAACCGGCGGCTATATAGCCTGCCTTGCATCAAATGATGTATCAACAACTGATTATATTGCAGGTTTAACAGATGGCTTTAATCCGGTTATTGTTACTGTATGTGCGGTTAAAGCTATATTTTTCGGCTTCGTTATCACGTCCATCTGTTCGTACCAGGGCTTTTATGTAAACGGCGGCTCGCTTGAAGTTGGGCAATCGGCAACGCGTGGAGTTGTTTGGAGCTGTATCATGATCCTGTTTTGTGACCTTATCATTTCACGCCTCTTATTATGATCGAAATACAAGACGTATATAAAACCTTCGGCGAAAACGAAGTTTTGAAGGGGATCACTGCAACTTTCCAGGCCGGAAAAAATAATCTGATCATCGGCGGGTCCGGATCAGGAAAAACCACTTTACTGAAATGTATTGTTGGTCTGCATGAACCTACAAAAGGTAAGGTGGTTTTCGACGGCGAAAACTTTACCGACATGAACTTTGAACAACGCGTACCTATCCGTACTCAAATAGGGATGCTTTTTCAAAACTCCGCCCTCTTTGACTCCATGACAGTTGAGCAAAATATTATGTTTCCGCTTAACTTGTTCACCAATCAATCAAAAGCCGAAAAACTCGACCGTGCCAACTTTTGCCTGGAAAGGGTTAACCTCGCCGGTAAAAATAAACTATACCCCTCCGAATTATCGGGTGGTATGAAAAAGCGTGTGGGTATTGCCCGCGCCATTTCCATGCAGCCCAAATATTTATTTGTTGATGAGCCGAACTCCGGGCTTGATCCTTTAACGTCTATCCTGATAGATGAATTAATCGCTGAACTTACACAGGAGTATAGTATCACCACCGTAGTAGTTACCCATGATATGAACTCGGTGATGGGCATAGGCGACAATATCATTTTCCTGTACCAGGGCAAAAAATGGTGGGAAGGATCAAACAAGGAGATAGCCAAAACCGACAACAAAGAACTCAACGATTTTGTATTTGCCAGTCCGTTTATGCGGGCAGCGAAAGCTACTTTGTAGTTGGCAGTTTTCAGTGGCAGTAAGCAGTGTGTGCAGAGTTATCTGCATGTATTTTTATAATAACTATATTTGCAACCAATTTATTGACTGGGGCATGCAAACTGCCAACAGCATACTGCAAACTGAATAAGAATGATCCAATTACTTACCCCAACGCACTGGAAAGATTACGAACTGATTGATTGCGGCGACTTTGAAAAGCTGGAACGTTTTGGGAACACTATACTTATCCGCCCCGAACCACAGGCGGTTTGGAACAAGACCCTGCCCGCTTCTGAGTGGCAGCGCTTACACCATATCAAGTTTAAAGGCCGTTCGGCAACTACAGGCGAGTGGTTGAAAAAAGATTCTAAAACTCCCGACCGCTGGCACATCGAATATAAAAACAAGGAAGCGGCTATTAAATTTAGACTGGGGCTTACCTCGTTTAAACATGTGGGTATCTTCCCGGAGCAGGCTGTAAACTGGGACTATATCAGCCAAAATGTAAAACGCTTTAAAACACCCGAGCCCAAAGTACTTAACCTGTTTGCCTATACAGGCGGCGCTTCATTAATTGCCAGGGCCGCAGGTGCCGATACCACTCACGTTGACTCTATAAAACAAGTAGTAACCTGGGCCAATGAAAACCAGGAGATCTCGGGTTTAAACAATATACGCTGGGTTGTTGAAGATGCTTTGAAATTTGTTAAACGCGAACTAAAACGCGGTAAAAAATATAACGGCATCATCCTCGATCCGCCAGCTTACGGCAATGGGCCAAACGGCGAAAAATGGAAACTGGAAGATAATATCACCGAAATGATGCGTGATGTAACCCAACTGCTCGACCCTGAAGAGCACTTCCTGATCCTGAATACTTACTCACTTGGCTTCTCTTCCGTAATAGTTGAAAACCTCATCAAAAGCTCGTTCCCGCAGGTGCAAAACCTCGAAATTGGAGAGCTTTACCTGCAGGCCACAGCCGGGCCAAAACTACCTTTAGGAGTTTTTGGAAAGTTTCATAAAATTAAAAGTAATTAATTTCCAATATCTATCTTTGGCGGCGACCGAACCAACACAATTGCTGCTTATAAGTAGCTGGAAATTGAATTAATTAAACACGCCTTACATACACCTGCATTATATTGAACGTTAAAACAATGAAATTAAAAACGCTTGTACTATCCGCTACAATTGTGGCATCGGCAGCTTTGCTTTTAAACAGCTGCTCACAAAATGGCAACAATGCCAAAACCGACG from Mucilaginibacter sp. SJ includes:
- a CDS encoding MlaE family ABC transporter permease, which codes for MFHSLGKYILLLRLSFRKPEKFSVYWSEIMREMVSVGIGSLGIIAIISLFIGAVATIQTAFQLISDFIPKSIVGGITRDSTILEFSPTISALVLAGRVGSSMASQIGTMRVTEQIDALEIMGVNAPGYLISPKVIAGITMIPLLVIVSVGLGLTGGYIACLASNDVSTTDYIAGLTDGFNPVIVTVCAVKAIFFGFVITSICSYQGFYVNGGSLEVGQSATRGVVWSCIMILFCDLIISRLLL
- a CDS encoding ABC transporter ATP-binding protein; its protein translation is MIEIQDVYKTFGENEVLKGITATFQAGKNNLIIGGSGSGKTTLLKCIVGLHEPTKGKVVFDGENFTDMNFEQRVPIRTQIGMLFQNSALFDSMTVEQNIMFPLNLFTNQSKAEKLDRANFCLERVNLAGKNKLYPSELSGGMKKRVGIARAISMQPKYLFVDEPNSGLDPLTSILIDELIAELTQEYSITTVVVTHDMNSVMGIGDNIIFLYQGKKWWEGSNKEIAKTDNKELNDFVFASPFMRAAKATL
- a CDS encoding class I SAM-dependent methyltransferase, with amino-acid sequence MIQLLTPTHWKDYELIDCGDFEKLERFGNTILIRPEPQAVWNKTLPASEWQRLHHIKFKGRSATTGEWLKKDSKTPDRWHIEYKNKEAAIKFRLGLTSFKHVGIFPEQAVNWDYISQNVKRFKTPEPKVLNLFAYTGGASLIARAAGADTTHVDSIKQVVTWANENQEISGLNNIRWVVEDALKFVKRELKRGKKYNGIILDPPAYGNGPNGEKWKLEDNITEMMRDVTQLLDPEEHFLILNTYSLGFSSVIVENLIKSSFPQVQNLEIGELYLQATAGPKLPLGVFGKFHKIKSN